One Thiocapsa sp. genomic window, CGACCTTCATCTCGAGATAGCGAATCTGCGGCTCGGAGCGGTCGACCCAGACATCGGTCACGACACCGCCGACCTCGCCGTCGAACCCGACGACCGTCATGCCGCGCGGATCCGGATCCTTCTCCGCGATCGAGAAATCCTTCGCGACCCGCAGCGGGACGATCTTGGGCGCGCCATCGACGGTCAAATCCGGGTGCTTCTCGCGATCGGGCGAGGCTGAAGGACCGAACCCGGACAGCATCGGGTCGCCGTTGGGAATGAGCGGCGAGCCTGGATAGGGTTGGGCCGGCGTCGCGTTCACCTTGGCGACGGGCTCGACGCGCGGCACGGAGACGGTTCCGCCGTTGTGCGGAAGGATGAAGGTCTTCGGCTCGGGCATGGACGGGAAGCCTTCGATCTTGATCTTGCCGCCACGCGTGGACTCGAGCGGATAGCCTTCCCGCTTGTTCTCGCGGTGCAGGTGGAAGATCAGCCCGGCAAAGAAGAACCAGAACACATAGAGCACAAGCTGAGCGACGTCGATATAACTGGTAATGGCTGCTGACATGATGTGACCTCCGTAGGACGAAAGACTAGCCGAGGACGCCGGCTAGGCCGAAGCGCGATGACCGCAGATGACCTGGTTCGCTCGGCGAGCGACAAGCGGATCTATGTCGATCAACGTTGGAAAACCCGCACTGGATCTCAATGTGATGGACGACTCCCTAGCCAATGAAAGAATCGGCCGACGCCGGACCGAAATCACGCCCGACCGCCTTGCCGCGACCGCTCTCGGCGGCATGTGCCGAGGCGCACCCACGGCAGACTCGGAGCACTGCACTCGACAGCTCACGCCGGCACCAACTCCAGTGCCTGCGACGTGTAAAAACCGACGGCGATCCGCCGGGTCCGCTGCGGCTGCCAGTCCGCAAGGGCCGGCTCGGCGGCCAAGAGTGCTCGCAGCCGATCCGGTCCGACCGGCACGATCGCAGGCGATCGGTTGCCGCGCGGAAAGAGCTGCCCGACGGCGTGCATGACCGCCAGCGCGGGCGTCTTGGGCGCGAAGGTGAAGAGGATCGAGCCCTCGGTCCGCCCGGCCAGTCCCGCCAGCACCCTTACCACATCCGCCGGCACGTAATGGATCAAGGAATCCATGGCGACCACATGATCGAATCGGCCATGCGCCGGGTCCAGCATGTCGCCGGCCTCGAAATGGACCGACCCGGGGCCGAGATCCTCCGGAGTGCGTTCCTGCGCGATCTGGATCAGGGTCGGTGCGACGTCGATGGCGACGACCTCCGCACCGCGGCGCGCCGCCTCGAAGGCCAAGGCACCCGTTCCGCAACCGGCGTCGAGCAGTCGCTTACCCGTCAAATCGGCGGGCAGCCAATTCAACAGGGTTGCCCGCATGTCGTCGCGGCCCGCGCGCACGGTCGCCCGGATGCGGCTGACCTTCACGTCGGATGTCAGCTTGCGCCAGGCGTCGGCGGCGGTGCGATCGAAGTAGGTTTCGATCTCTTCGCGGCGCTCTTGATACGAGCCGTTGGCCATCAATCGAACCCCAGAAAATCAAAGATGTCGCGGTCGCGCATGGGCTGCGCGTCCAGTGGCTCGACCCCGTCCCACAGCATCCGGGCCAGGCGAAGATACTCGGACTTGGCATGCTCGAGTCCGTCTGCATCGTCCATCTCGAACAGCGTCGACTTCTTCAGGCGACTGCGCCGAATGACGTCGAGGTCCGGCAGATGCGCAAGCCGCTTCAAACCCACCGCGTCGTTGAAACGGTCGATCTCGTCGGTGTTGACACTGCGGTTGGCGATGACGCCGCCGATGCGCACGCCGTAGTGCTTGGCCTTGGCCTGGATCGCGGCGGCGATGCGGTTCATCGCGAAGATCGAATCGAAGTCGTTGGCCGTGACGATCAGGGCACGCTCGGCATGTTGCAGCGGCGCGGCGAACCCGCCGCAGACCACGTCGCCGAGGACATCGAAGACGACGACGTCGGTGTCTTCGAGCAGGTGATGCTGCTTGAGCAGCTTCACGGTCTGACCGACGACATAGCCGCCGCAGCCGGTGCCGGCCGGCGGTCCGCCCGCCTCCACGCACATCACGCCGTTGTAGCCTTCGTAGACGTAGTCGCTCGGGCGCAGCTCCTCGGCATGGAAATCCACGGATTCGAGGATGTCGATGACCGTCGGGACCAAACACTTCGTCAACGTAAAGGTCGAGTCGTGCTTGGGGTCGCAGCCGATCTGCAGCACCCGCTTGCCGAGCTTGGAAAAGGCGACCGACAGGTTCGACGAGGTCGTGCTCTTGCCGATACCGCCCTTGCCGTAGACGGCAAAGACCTTGGCTGTATCGATCCGGATATCCGGATCAAGCTGGACCTGAACGCTGCCCTCCCCGTCCGGGTGCCGTGAAAAGTCGCCGAGCATGCCGGCCGGGATCTCTTGGATCGTCACGCGGCGGCCTCCTCGACAATCCCTTCGAGCCGATCTTCAAGCTCCTCGCCGGCCTGACGCAGCGCCTCCAGCGTGGCCGCATCGGGCGACCAGTAATTGCGCTCGTGGGCCTCGATCAGCCGGTTCGCGACCTTGGCCGATGCCGTCGGGTTGAGCTGCGCGAGACGGTTGCGCATCTCCTCGTCCAGCACGTAGGTCTCGGTGAGCTGCTGATAGACCCAAGGCGCAACCTGTCCGGTGGTCGCCGACCACCCCATGGTGTTGGTCACATGCACCTCGATCTGGCGCACGCCCTCGTAGCCGTGCTTGAGCATGCCCTCGTACCACTTGGGATTGAGCATGCGGGTGCGCGTCTCGAGCGCGACCTGCTCGGCCAGGGTACGCACGACACCGTCGCCACGGGTCTGATCGCCGATATAGACCGGCACGTCGTCACCCTTGAAGCGACCCACCGCACGGGTGATGCCGCCGAGGGTGTCGAAATAATGGTCGACGGTGGTCACGCCCAGCTCGACCGAGTCGAGATTTTGGTAAGCCAGCTGGACGGTGGAGAGCACGCTCTTGAGCAGCTCGGCCTGACGCACCGGCTGACCGGAACGCCCGTAGGCGAAGCACTTGCGACGCGTATAGGTCTCGGCCAGCTCGTCCTCGCCATCCCAGTTGCTGCTGTCGACCAAGTAGTTGACGTTGGCGCCGTAGGCCCCGTCGGCGTTGCTGAAGACACGCAGCGAGGCGGTCTCCAGATCGCAGCCCTGTGCCTCTTGATAGGCCAGTGCATGCTTGCGCACGAAGTTCTGCTCGAGCGGCTCGTCGGCTTGAGCCGCAAGGAAGGCGGCCTCGGCCAGCAGGCGGGTCTGCAGCGGCAGCAGATCGCGGAAGATCCCCGAGAGGGTCATGACCACGTCGACACGCGGACGGCCCAGCTCTTCGAGCGGGATCAGGGTCGCACCGGCCAGACGGCCATAGTTGTCGAAACGCGGGAGCGCGCCGAGCAGCGACAGGGCCTGCCCGATGGGTCCGCCCTCGGTCTTGAGGTTGTCGGTTCCCCAGAGCACGAGCGCGATGGTCTCGGGGAAGCCGTTGCCCTCCTCCGACATGTGACGCT contains:
- the bchL gene encoding ferredoxin:protochlorophyllide reductase (ATP-dependent) iron-sulfur ATP-binding protein, producing the protein MLGDFSRHPDGEGSVQVQLDPDIRIDTAKVFAVYGKGGIGKSTTSSNLSVAFSKLGKRVLQIGCDPKHDSTFTLTKCLVPTVIDILESVDFHAEELRPSDYVYEGYNGVMCVEAGGPPAGTGCGGYVVGQTVKLLKQHHLLEDTDVVVFDVLGDVVCGGFAAPLQHAERALIVTANDFDSIFAMNRIAAAIQAKAKHYGVRIGGVIANRSVNTDEIDRFNDAVGLKRLAHLPDLDVIRRSRLKKSTLFEMDDADGLEHAKSEYLRLARMLWDGVEPLDAQPMRDRDIFDFLGFD
- the puhA gene encoding photosynthetic reaction center subunit H: MSAAITSYIDVAQLVLYVFWFFFAGLIFHLHRENKREGYPLESTRGGKIKIEGFPSMPEPKTFILPHNGGTVSVPRVEPVAKVNATPAQPYPGSPLIPNGDPMLSGFGPSASPDREKHPDLTVDGAPKIVPLRVAKDFSIAEKDPDPRGMTVVGFDGEVGGVVTDVWVDRSEPQIRYLEMKVAKGGKQVLLPINFTRFDKKNRKVKVQSIAGKHFANVPGLAKPDQVTLYEEDKVCAYYAGGQLYATADRSEPLL
- the bchM gene encoding magnesium protoporphyrin IX methyltransferase — protein: MANGSYQERREEIETYFDRTAADAWRKLTSDVKVSRIRATVRAGRDDMRATLLNWLPADLTGKRLLDAGCGTGALAFEAARRGAEVVAIDVAPTLIQIAQERTPEDLGPGSVHFEAGDMLDPAHGRFDHVVAMDSLIHYVPADVVRVLAGLAGRTEGSILFTFAPKTPALAVMHAVGQLFPRGNRSPAIVPVGPDRLRALLAAEPALADWQPQRTRRIAVGFYTSQALELVPA